A genomic window from Populus alba chromosome 19, ASM523922v2, whole genome shotgun sequence includes:
- the LOC118062802 gene encoding RING-H2 finger protein ATL78 — translation MSASTSTTQLFQDFLGDFYSRRLLLHSPLYQSTNTATPPAPGNSAPSEPNTGTGSSFDANVVMVLSVLLCALICSLGLNSIIRCALRCSNIAASESAANPSTQSANTGVNRKALKSFPVVNYSSDLNLPGLDTECVICLSEFTPGERVRLLPKCHHGFHVKCIDKWLSSHSSCPTCRHCLIETCQKIIGCSQASTSGPSLPVQETIVSILPLEPEGLIRDYRANS, via the coding sequence ATGTCTGCTTCTACCTCAACTACTCAACTCTTTCAAGATTTTCTTGGGGACTTCTACTCAAGAAGATTGCTATTACATAGCCCTCTTTACCAATCAACAAACACAGCAACTCCTCCAGCTCCTGGAAACAGTGCCCCATCTGAACCTAACACTGGCACTGGCAGCAGCTTTGATGCGAATGTTGTTATGGTCCTTTCAGTTCTGTTGTGTGCACTGATTTGCTCACTAGGGCTAAATTCCATCATTAGGTGTGCATTAAGGTGCTCTAACATAGCAGCTTCAGAATCTGCTGCGAACCCCTCGACTCAGTCAGCAAACACTGGAGTGAATCGAAAAGCATTAAAGTCTTTTCCAGTGGTAAATTACTCGAGTGACTTGAACCTGCCTGGCCTTGACACAGAGTGTGTAATATGCCTCTCAGAGTTCACTCCTGGTGAGCGTGTGCGGCTTCTTCCTAAGTGCCACCATGGATTCCATGTCAAATGCATTGATAAGTGGCTTAGCTCCCACTCATCCTGCCCTACATGCAGGCACTGCCTGATAGAGAcatgtcaaaaaattattggttgtAGCCAGGCTAGCACATCAGGACCCTCTCTACCAGTACAAGAAACCATTGTGAGCATATTGCCACTAGAACCTGAAGGTTTGATACGAGATTACAGGGCAAATAGCTAa